A portion of the Pseudomonas sp. PSE14 genome contains these proteins:
- the yegQ gene encoding tRNA 5-hydroxyuridine modification protein YegQ, with the protein MSHTPFSPELLCPAGSLKSLRHAFAYGADAVYAGQPRYSLRVRNNAFDHANLATGINEAHALGKRLYVVVNIAPHNAKLKTFLQDVESVIALGPDALIMSDPGLIMLVRQHFPEVDIHLSVQANAVNWASVEFWRQQGLKRVILSRELSLEEIGEIRERVPGMELEVFVHGALCMAYSGRCLLSGYINRRDPNQGTCTNACRWEYRTHAAHEDELGHAVRNVEPTLGIGAPTRDIFLLEEGNRPGELMEAFEDEHGTYIMNSKDLRAIQHVQRLAQMGVHSLKIEGRTKSHYYVARTAQAYRKAIDDAVAGRAFDLGLMDTLESLAHRGYTEGFLRRHVHDEYQNYQYGHSLSERQQFVGEFTGERRNGLAEVRVKNRFEVGDSVELMTPAGNRTLRLQALENSRGESIGVAPGDGHIVYVPVPEELDLQYALLMRNLNGGTTRDAREPAAAGSCGNDCGKCGCGGN; encoded by the coding sequence ATGTCCCACACCCCGTTCTCCCCCGAACTGCTCTGCCCCGCCGGCTCGCTGAAAAGCCTGCGCCACGCCTTCGCCTACGGCGCCGACGCCGTCTACGCCGGCCAGCCGCGCTACAGCCTGCGGGTGCGCAACAACGCGTTCGACCACGCCAACCTCGCCACCGGCATCAACGAGGCCCACGCCCTGGGCAAGCGCCTCTACGTGGTAGTCAACATCGCCCCGCACAACGCCAAGCTGAAGACCTTCCTGCAGGATGTCGAATCGGTGATCGCCCTCGGGCCGGATGCGCTGATCATGTCCGATCCAGGCCTGATCATGCTGGTTCGCCAGCATTTCCCCGAGGTTGATATCCACCTCTCGGTTCAGGCCAACGCGGTGAACTGGGCCAGCGTGGAGTTCTGGCGCCAGCAGGGGCTCAAGCGGGTGATCCTGTCCCGCGAGCTGTCGCTGGAGGAAATCGGCGAAATCCGCGAACGGGTCCCCGGCATGGAACTGGAAGTCTTCGTCCACGGCGCACTGTGCATGGCCTACTCCGGGCGCTGCCTGCTGTCGGGCTACATCAACCGCCGCGACCCCAACCAGGGTACCTGCACCAACGCCTGCCGCTGGGAATACCGGACCCACGCCGCCCACGAGGACGAACTGGGCCATGCGGTGCGCAACGTCGAACCGACCCTGGGCATCGGCGCGCCGACCCGGGACATCTTCCTGCTCGAAGAAGGCAACCGCCCCGGAGAACTGATGGAGGCCTTCGAGGACGAGCACGGCACCTACATCATGAACTCCAAGGACCTGCGCGCCATCCAGCACGTGCAGCGTTTGGCGCAGATGGGCGTGCATTCGCTGAAGATCGAGGGCCGCACCAAGTCCCACTACTACGTCGCGCGCACCGCCCAGGCGTACCGCAAGGCCATCGACGACGCCGTCGCCGGCCGTGCCTTCGACCTCGGCCTGATGGACACCCTCGAATCCCTCGCCCATCGCGGCTACACCGAAGGCTTCCTGCGCCGCCATGTGCATGACGAATATCAGAACTACCAGTACGGCCATTCGCTGTCCGAGCGCCAGCAGTTCGTCGGTGAGTTCACCGGCGAGCGCCGCAACGGCCTGGCCGAAGTGCGGGTGAAGAACCGCTTCGAGGTGGGCGACAGCGTCGAGCTGATGACCCCGGCGGGTAATCGCACGTTGCGTCTGCAGGCATTGGAGAACAGTCGGGGCGAGTCCATCGGCGTAGCGCCCGGCGACGGCCACATCGTCTATGTCCCGGTCCCCGAAGAGCTGGACCTGCAATACGCCCTGCTGATGCGCAACCTGAACGGCGGCACCACGCGGGATGCGCGGGAGCCGGCTGCGGCCGGCAGCTGCGGGAATGATTGCGGCAAATGCGGGTGCGGCGGGAACTGA
- the zwf gene encoding glucose-6-phosphate dehydrogenase — MNTPASPSLPSSCDILVFGGSGDLALHKLLPALYHLHRENRLPADTRIFALARSNRDTMSYLALAERNCRAQVARNDFSAEAWRSFAQRLEYLAMDASQSADFGRLAKALKRSEGRVLVHYLATAPSLFAPIAQNLKVAGLAGPLARIVLEKPLGHSLDSALAINQAIGEVFDESRVFRIDHYLGKETVQNLMALRFANTLFEPVWRNGHIDHVQITVNETLGVENRGAYYDHAGAMRDMVQNHLLQLLCLVTMEAPVRFDAEAVRNEKVKILQALKPISGQDVQDKTVRGQYTTGHIGGQEVPAYWFEKNVDNDSDTETFVAVQAEIDNWRWSGVPFYLRTGKRMAKKCSEIVIQFKPAPNGLIGAASTANRLWIRLQPEERISVQLMAKAPGKGMQLEPVELNLNLAEAFSRNKRRWDAYERLLLDVIEGDSTLFMRRDEVEAAWSWVDPIIKGWQEHYQSPRPYPAGSNGPEQAQALLELQGRKWLE; from the coding sequence TTGAATACGCCCGCCAGCCCTAGTCTCCCCAGCTCCTGCGACATCCTGGTGTTCGGCGGTAGCGGCGACCTGGCCCTGCACAAGCTACTGCCGGCGCTCTATCACCTGCACCGGGAAAACCGCCTGCCGGCCGACACGCGGATTTTCGCCCTCGCCCGCAGCAACCGCGACACGATGTCCTACCTCGCCCTGGCCGAACGCAATTGCCGCGCCCAGGTGGCGCGCAACGACTTCTCCGCCGAGGCCTGGCGCAGTTTCGCCCAGCGCCTGGAATACCTGGCGATGGACGCCTCCCAGAGCGCCGACTTCGGCCGTCTGGCCAAGGCGCTCAAGCGCAGCGAAGGCCGCGTGCTGGTGCATTACCTGGCCACCGCGCCGAGCCTGTTCGCGCCGATCGCGCAGAACCTCAAGGTCGCCGGCCTGGCCGGCCCCCTGGCGCGCATCGTGCTGGAGAAGCCGCTGGGCCATTCGCTGGATTCGGCGCTGGCGATCAACCAGGCGATCGGCGAGGTGTTCGACGAATCCCGGGTGTTCCGCATCGACCACTACCTGGGCAAGGAAACCGTGCAGAACCTGATGGCCCTGCGCTTCGCCAACACCCTGTTCGAGCCGGTGTGGCGCAACGGGCACATCGACCACGTGCAGATCACCGTCAACGAGACTCTGGGCGTGGAGAACCGCGGCGCCTACTACGACCACGCCGGCGCCATGCGCGACATGGTGCAGAACCATCTGCTGCAGCTGCTCTGCCTGGTGACCATGGAAGCGCCGGTGCGCTTCGACGCCGAGGCGGTGCGCAACGAGAAGGTGAAGATTCTCCAGGCGCTCAAGCCGATTTCCGGGCAGGACGTGCAGGACAAGACCGTACGCGGCCAATACACCACCGGACACATCGGCGGGCAGGAGGTGCCGGCCTACTGGTTCGAGAAAAATGTCGACAACGACAGCGATACGGAGACCTTTGTCGCCGTACAGGCCGAGATCGACAACTGGCGCTGGTCCGGCGTGCCGTTTTACCTGCGCACCGGCAAGCGCATGGCGAAGAAGTGCTCGGAGATCGTCATCCAGTTCAAGCCGGCGCCCAACGGGCTGATCGGCGCCGCCAGCACCGCCAACCGCCTGTGGATAAGGTTGCAGCCCGAAGAGCGCATCAGCGTGCAGCTGATGGCCAAGGCGCCGGGCAAGGGCATGCAGCTGGAGCCGGTGGAGCTAAACCTCAACCTGGCCGAGGCCTTCAGCCGCAACAAGCGCCGCTGGGACGCCTACGAGCGCCTGCTGCTGGACGTGATCGAAGGCGACTCGACCCTGTTCATGCGCCGCGACGAGGTGGAAGCGGCCTGGAGCTGGGTCGACCCGATCATCAAGGGCTGGCAGGAGCACTACCAGAGCCCGCGCCCCTACCCCGCCGGCAGCAACGGGCCGGAGCAGGCGCAGGCGTTGCTGGAGCTGCAGGGGCGCAAGTGGCTGGAATGA
- the hexR gene encoding transcriptional regulator HexR has product MNLLQHIAQSRHLLRKSELKVADHVMQDPASVMHSSMADLAHGVGVSEPTIVRFCRAIGCSGFQDLKLKLAQSLAAGASFGQFSINETDSVADFSLKIFDTTLHSLMEVREHLDTHALERAIAAIAHAQRVEFYGFGASGAVAADAQHKFFRLLLSAAAYSDPHMQAMSAVTLKPSDVAICISQSGRSKDLLVTANLVREAGATLITLCPSQTPLADLATVNLAVDVHEDTDIYTPLTSRIAHLVVIDVLAMGVAMARGPDLVNHLKSVKRSLRSLRLSPKVVKSHEERPEEAS; this is encoded by the coding sequence GTGAACCTTTTGCAGCACATTGCCCAGTCGCGTCATCTGCTCCGCAAATCGGAGCTCAAGGTTGCCGATCACGTGATGCAGGACCCTGCATCGGTCATGCACAGCTCCATGGCGGACCTCGCCCACGGCGTTGGCGTCAGCGAACCGACCATCGTGCGCTTCTGCCGCGCCATCGGCTGCAGCGGTTTCCAGGATCTCAAGCTCAAGCTGGCGCAGAGCCTGGCCGCCGGCGCCAGCTTCGGTCAGTTCTCGATCAACGAGACCGACTCGGTGGCGGACTTCAGCCTGAAGATCTTCGACACCACCCTGCACTCGCTGATGGAAGTGCGCGAGCACCTCGACACCCATGCCCTGGAGCGCGCCATCGCGGCCATCGCCCATGCCCAGCGCGTGGAGTTCTACGGCTTCGGCGCGTCCGGCGCGGTGGCGGCGGATGCCCAGCACAAGTTCTTCCGCCTGCTGCTCTCGGCGGCGGCCTATTCCGACCCGCACATGCAGGCCATGTCGGCGGTGACCCTGAAGCCCTCGGACGTGGCGATCTGCATCTCGCAGTCCGGCCGCTCCAAGGACCTGCTGGTGACCGCCAACCTGGTGCGCGAGGCCGGCGCCACGCTGATCACCCTGTGCCCCAGCCAGACCCCGCTGGCGGACCTGGCCACGGTGAACCTGGCGGTGGATGTACACGAAGACACCGACATCTACACTCCGTTGACTTCGCGTATCGCCCACCTGGTGGTGATCGACGTGCTGGCGATGGGTGTGGCCATGGCCCGCGGCCCGGACCTGGTCAACCACTTGAAGAGCGTGAAACGCAGCCTGCGCAGCCTGCGCCTGTCGCCGAAAGTGGTGAAGAGCCACGAGGAGCGCCCGGAAGAGGCGTCCTGA
- a CDS encoding SUMF1/EgtB/PvdO family nonheme iron enzyme, with product MRKTTLIGVPVALLVGAAALLPRPQYDPTLAPETVTLAPREFSFRPAGDYWQEKRAVDAPSRREHLAPRFEVMKFQVSQGEYARCVADGDCLALDTRSPSPDLPLTGASLLDAQLYADWLSRRTGQRWRLPTDQEWAFFAGSRWADDALRIEDDDGSNPARRWLARYRFEAETRTSASASPQTRGSHGLNEFGVADLGGNVWEWTQSCHQRVSLDAQGRQTDRAQYCSIRIAEGRHRAAINDFVRDARGGGCSAGQPPDNLGFRLVRDIP from the coding sequence ATGCGCAAGACAACCCTGATCGGTGTGCCCGTCGCGCTCCTGGTCGGCGCTGCCGCCCTGCTGCCACGGCCGCAGTACGACCCGACGCTGGCGCCGGAAACCGTGACGCTGGCGCCGCGTGAGTTCAGCTTCCGCCCCGCCGGCGACTACTGGCAGGAAAAACGGGCGGTGGACGCGCCGTCGCGGCGTGAACATCTCGCCCCCCGCTTCGAAGTCATGAAATTCCAGGTCAGCCAGGGTGAGTACGCTCGCTGCGTAGCCGACGGCGACTGCCTGGCACTCGACACCCGCTCACCGAGCCCGGACCTGCCGCTCACCGGCGCCAGCCTGCTGGACGCGCAGCTCTATGCCGACTGGCTGTCCCGGCGCACCGGGCAACGCTGGCGCCTGCCCACCGACCAGGAGTGGGCCTTCTTCGCCGGCTCGCGCTGGGCCGATGACGCCCTGCGCATCGAGGACGACGACGGCAGCAACCCGGCCCGGCGCTGGCTGGCCCGCTACCGTTTCGAGGCCGAGACCCGCACCAGCGCCTCGGCATCGCCGCAGACCCGCGGCAGCCACGGCCTGAACGAGTTCGGCGTGGCAGACCTGGGCGGCAACGTCTGGGAATGGACGCAAAGCTGCCACCAACGGGTGAGCCTCGACGCCCAGGGCCGCCAGACCGATCGTGCGCAGTACTGCTCGATCCGCATCGCCGAGGGCCGCCACCGCGCCGCCATCAATGATTTCGTCCGCGACGCCCGCGGCGGCGGCTGCAGCGCCGGGCAGCCGCCGGACAACCTGGGCTTCCGCCTGGTCAGGGACATCCCTTGA
- the nirK gene encoding copper-containing nitrite reductase — translation MGPAPDLSKLEHVQVELVAPPFVHTHEQRTTGKQRVVQFRMVIEEKKLVIDDDGTEIHAMTFNGSVPGPLMVVHQDDYVELTLVNPASNTLTHNIDFHASTGALGGGALTIIQPGEEVKLRFKATRPGVFVYHCAPGGAMIPWHVVSGMNGALMVLPRDGLKDRDGRPLKYDKVFYIGEQDFYVPRDKDGNFKRYAKPMDGYNDMQEVMKGLVPSHIVFNGKVGALTGKNALTANVGETVLLVHSQANRDTRPHLIGGHGDHVWATGKFNNPPEQDLETWLIPGGAAGASLYTFLQPGLYTYLNHNLIEAVLLGAAAHIQVEGKWNSDLMSQIEPPTPIK, via the coding sequence ATGGGGCCGGCGCCTGACCTGTCCAAGCTGGAACACGTCCAGGTCGAACTGGTCGCCCCGCCCTTCGTCCACACCCACGAACAACGCACCACGGGCAAGCAACGCGTGGTCCAGTTCCGCATGGTGATCGAGGAGAAGAAGCTGGTCATCGACGACGATGGCACCGAAATCCACGCCATGACCTTCAACGGCTCGGTGCCCGGACCACTGATGGTGGTGCACCAGGACGACTACGTCGAACTCACCCTGGTCAACCCGGCCAGCAACACCCTGACCCACAACATCGACTTCCACGCCTCCACCGGCGCCCTGGGCGGCGGCGCGCTGACCATCATTCAGCCCGGCGAAGAGGTGAAACTGCGCTTCAAGGCCACCCGCCCCGGCGTGTTCGTCTACCACTGCGCGCCGGGCGGGGCGATGATCCCCTGGCACGTGGTCTCGGGCATGAACGGCGCGCTCATGGTGCTGCCGCGCGATGGTCTGAAGGACCGCGACGGCCGGCCGCTGAAGTACGACAAGGTGTTCTACATCGGCGAGCAGGACTTCTACGTCCCGCGGGACAAGGACGGCAACTTCAAGCGCTACGCCAAGCCCATGGACGGCTACAACGACATGCAGGAAGTCATGAAGGGGCTGGTCCCCAGCCACATCGTGTTCAACGGCAAGGTCGGCGCCCTGACCGGCAAGAACGCGCTGACCGCCAACGTCGGCGAGACCGTGCTGCTGGTCCATTCCCAGGCCAACCGCGATACCCGCCCACACCTGATCGGCGGCCACGGCGACCATGTCTGGGCCACCGGCAAGTTCAACAACCCGCCGGAGCAGGACCTGGAAACCTGGCTGATCCCCGGCGGCGCGGCCGGCGCATCGCTCTACACCTTCCTGCAGCCAGGGCTGTACACCTACCTCAACCACAACCTGATCGAGGCCGTCCTGCTGGGCGCCGCCGCCCACATCCAGGTCGAAGGCAAGTGGAACTCCGACCTGATGTCCCAGATCGAGCCGCCGACGCCGATCAAGTAA
- a CDS encoding DUF3142 domain-containing protein, whose product MLRTVAVALALLLLGSAGAAAGEVDAADHDAFWLWSGVAAQPVLARARTLYVLQGQVSAPRYKDGNARLIAQGIAIPRLTRGEVWVVYRAHTLRWHEDIYRTLLAQLRRWRAAGNPVVGVQIDFDARTRYLGEYVDFLQDLRKRLPPDCRLSITGLMDWGSNGAPETINRLAGVVDEVVVQTYQGRHTIPNYAAYLPRVARLQLPFRIGLAQYGEWQAPDYLAQSPWFRGYVVFLQNP is encoded by the coding sequence ATGCTGCGGACCGTCGCGGTTGCCCTGGCGCTGCTGTTGCTGGGCAGCGCCGGCGCTGCCGCGGGCGAGGTGGACGCGGCCGACCACGACGCCTTCTGGCTGTGGAGCGGCGTCGCTGCGCAGCCGGTGCTGGCCCGGGCGCGTACCCTCTACGTGCTGCAGGGCCAGGTCAGCGCGCCGCGCTACAAGGATGGCAACGCCCGGCTGATCGCCCAGGGCATCGCCATTCCGCGCCTGACCCGGGGCGAGGTCTGGGTGGTCTACCGCGCCCACACCCTGCGCTGGCACGAGGATATCTACCGCACCCTGCTGGCCCAACTGCGCCGCTGGCGTGCCGCCGGCAATCCGGTGGTGGGGGTGCAGATCGACTTCGACGCGCGCACCCGCTACCTGGGCGAGTACGTCGACTTCCTCCAGGACCTGCGCAAGCGCCTGCCGCCCGACTGCCGGTTGAGCATCACCGGGTTGATGGACTGGGGCAGCAACGGCGCGCCCGAGACCATCAACCGCCTGGCCGGCGTGGTGGACGAGGTGGTGGTGCAGACCTACCAGGGGCGGCACACCATTCCCAACTACGCGGCATACCTGCCGCGCGTGGCCCGGTTGCAGTTGCCGTTCCGCATCGGGCTGGCGCAGTACGGGGAATGGCAGGCGCCGGATTACCTGGCGCAGAGCCCGTGGTTCAGGGGGTATGTGGTGTTTCTGCAGAATCCGTGA
- a CDS encoding outer membrane assembly lipoprotein YfiO, translating into MRLHGLTLLALTIGCLGVQEARASSDDSCYPSWNLKRDTLDVCNSLPFLSPGNDSRINLQLLLADAGQANLPDRPLSDDEQQLGYGKVPFPMARLLDDGQSTDADGPASGTQASAPLADLVARIGLPADSLAQSADSFASGEGSRCRSNNAATAQDFLSQLLLVEGLSAEERQSLARGRLTLLGACQWDDTQLTVILPGDLQSAPGKAFASYLKGAAEFYSGRFGEALKAFRALQDSDLPWLQETARYMIARSQLNEAQQNAFDDMGYPDLRKVDKNVLKGAEASLGDYLKRYPQGQYADSAKGLLRRVYWLMSDEGRLAGEYAELFARHDADLGPLIQEVDNKLLVTAHPADVRDPRLLAVLDLMQMRHHEPNEPRALDSAGLAGQKELFAKQPGLHDYLSAAYQLYVEEKPAEALKSLPEEIPEKLDYLAFSQQALRGFALEAGNDWLSAEKLWLRLLPLARQPLQRDQLELALAFNYERSDRLVKVFAEGSPVQTPIIREILLRHVAGPDLLRQQARSTSTSVEERDTALFALLYKDLLHGQYQAFIDDLALLPAEPTNKPLGASIGYLYGSMPLTLFQWPGGKNDSGYECPAIVDVARDLQQSPQPPKALNCLGEFILRNNLDGFPLDNPPGERELGGSDSLFPGTAYSRMDGYLKIIADKQAPEDDRAYALFRAINCYAPSGFNGCGSQDIAPSQRKQWFRALKSQYAATPWAKALKYYW; encoded by the coding sequence ATGCGTCTGCACGGACTCACCCTACTGGCCCTGACCATTGGCTGCCTCGGCGTGCAGGAAGCGCGCGCGAGCAGCGACGATTCCTGCTACCCGAGCTGGAACCTCAAGCGCGACACGCTGGACGTGTGCAACAGCCTGCCGTTCCTGAGCCCCGGCAACGACAGCCGGATCAACCTGCAGCTGCTGCTGGCCGACGCCGGCCAGGCGAATCTCCCGGACCGGCCGCTGTCGGACGACGAGCAGCAGCTGGGCTACGGCAAGGTGCCGTTCCCGATGGCGCGCCTGCTCGACGATGGGCAGTCCACCGATGCCGACGGCCCGGCGAGCGGCACCCAGGCGAGCGCGCCGCTGGCCGACCTGGTGGCGCGCATCGGCCTGCCGGCGGACAGCCTGGCGCAATCCGCCGACAGCTTCGCCAGCGGCGAAGGCAGCCGCTGCCGCAGCAACAACGCCGCTACCGCCCAGGACTTCCTCAGCCAACTGCTGCTGGTGGAAGGGCTGTCGGCCGAAGAGCGGCAGAGCCTGGCGCGCGGCCGCCTGACCCTGCTCGGCGCCTGCCAGTGGGATGACACCCAGCTCACCGTCATCCTCCCCGGCGACCTGCAATCCGCGCCGGGCAAGGCGTTCGCCAGCTACCTCAAGGGCGCGGCGGAGTTCTACAGCGGCCGCTTCGGCGAGGCGCTCAAGGCCTTCCGCGCCCTGCAGGACAGCGACCTGCCCTGGCTGCAGGAAACCGCCCGCTACATGATCGCCCGCAGCCAGCTCAACGAGGCCCAGCAGAACGCCTTCGACGACATGGGCTACCCCGACCTGCGCAAGGTCGACAAGAACGTCCTGAAGGGCGCCGAGGCGAGCCTGGGCGACTACCTCAAGCGTTATCCACAGGGCCAGTACGCCGACTCGGCCAAGGGGCTGCTGCGCCGCGTCTATTGGCTGATGAGCGACGAGGGCCGCCTGGCTGGGGAATACGCCGAGCTGTTCGCCCGTCACGACGCCGACCTGGGCCCGCTGATCCAGGAAGTCGACAACAAGCTGCTGGTCACCGCCCACCCGGCGGACGTCCGCGACCCGCGCCTGCTGGCCGTGCTCGACCTGATGCAGATGCGTCATCACGAGCCGAACGAGCCGCGTGCCCTGGACAGTGCAGGTCTGGCGGGGCAGAAGGAACTGTTCGCCAAGCAGCCTGGCCTGCATGACTACCTGTCTGCGGCCTACCAGCTGTATGTGGAAGAAAAGCCGGCCGAGGCGTTGAAGAGCCTGCCCGAGGAGATTCCCGAGAAGCTCGACTACCTCGCCTTCAGCCAGCAGGCGCTGCGTGGTTTCGCCCTGGAGGCCGGCAACGACTGGCTGAGCGCCGAGAAGCTGTGGTTGCGCCTGCTGCCCCTGGCCAGGCAACCGCTGCAGCGCGACCAGCTGGAACTGGCCCTGGCCTTCAACTACGAGCGCAGCGACCGCCTGGTGAAGGTCTTCGCCGAGGGCTCGCCGGTGCAGACGCCGATCATCCGCGAGATTCTCCTGCGCCACGTCGCCGGCCCCGATCTGCTGCGCCAGCAGGCGCGCTCCACCTCGACCTCGGTCGAGGAGCGCGACACCGCGTTGTTCGCCCTGCTCTACAAGGATCTGCTGCACGGCCAGTACCAGGCCTTTATCGACGACCTCGCGCTGCTGCCCGCCGAGCCGACCAACAAGCCGCTGGGCGCCAGCATCGGTTACCTCTACGGCAGCATGCCGCTGACGCTGTTCCAGTGGCCGGGCGGCAAGAACGACAGCGGCTACGAGTGCCCGGCCATCGTCGACGTGGCCCGCGACCTGCAGCAGAGCCCGCAGCCGCCGAAGGCGCTGAACTGCCTGGGCGAGTTCATCCTGCGCAACAACCTCGACGGCTTCCCGCTGGACAACCCGCCGGGCGAGCGTGAGTTGGGTGGCAGCGATTCGCTGTTCCCCGGCACCGCCTATTCGCGCATGGACGGTTACCTGAAGATCATCGCCGACAAGCAGGCGCCGGAAGACGACCGCGCCTATGCGCTGTTCCGCGCGATCAACTGCTATGCGCCCAGTGGCTTCAACGGCTGCGGCAGCCAGGACATCGCCCCGTCCCAGCGCAAGCAGTGGTTCCGCGCGCTGAAGAGCCAGTACGCCGCCACGCCCTGGGCGAAGGCGCTGAAGTACTACTGGTAA
- the ytfE gene encoding iron-sulfur cluster repair protein YtfE, giving the protein MTDNLTEHTLSDLAFSLPGSTALFHDYKLDFCCAGQRSLGEAASEQGLDAQRIAAELQALPPANDQIDWRYSSNDQLIDHILERYHKVHREQLPALIPLAERVEKTHAAHPQCPAGLTAHLKKMQEELEWHMCKEESVLFPWLRQGIPLTHVQGPIGVMRHEHDEHSQSLAVLADLTGDLTVPADGCNSWRRLYSGLEELRRDLMQHIHLENNLLFLGANHPA; this is encoded by the coding sequence ATGACCGACAACCTTACCGAACACACCCTGAGCGACCTGGCCTTCAGCCTGCCGGGCAGCACCGCGCTGTTCCACGACTACAAGCTCGACTTCTGCTGCGCCGGCCAGCGCAGCCTGGGCGAAGCGGCCAGCGAGCAGGGCCTCGACGCCCAGCGCATCGCCGCTGAGCTGCAGGCGCTGCCGCCCGCGAACGATCAGATCGACTGGCGATACAGCAGCAACGACCAGTTGATCGACCACATCCTGGAGCGCTACCACAAGGTCCACCGTGAGCAGTTGCCGGCGCTGATCCCGCTGGCCGAACGCGTCGAGAAAACCCATGCCGCGCATCCGCAGTGCCCGGCCGGCCTGACCGCGCACCTGAAGAAGATGCAGGAAGAACTGGAATGGCACATGTGCAAGGAAGAAAGCGTGCTGTTCCCCTGGCTGCGCCAGGGCATTCCGCTGACCCACGTGCAGGGGCCGATCGGCGTGATGCGCCATGAGCACGACGAACACTCGCAGTCCCTCGCCGTACTGGCCGACCTGACAGGGGACCTCACCGTGCCGGCGGACGGCTGCAACAGCTGGCGCCGGCTCTACAGCGGCCTGGAAGAGCTGCGCCGCGACCTGATGCAGCACATCCACCTGGAGAACAACCTGTTGTTCCTGGGCGCCAATCACCCGGCCTGA
- a CDS encoding Crp/Fnr family transcriptional regulator, translated as MTTHLSVNRAWLANLPPFANSSREEQDDILREASVLRLRSGATVFEQGAPAQAFYLLVHGRLKATQLTGDGQRVLVRMVNPGDLFGFARALGRPDYPATACATLDSLALAWPTSQWEPLLARHPGFALNTVQAIGERLQEAHVRFCELATEEVERRVAHAVLRLIQHSGFPEADGIRIDFPVTRQDIAEMTGTTLHTVSRILSAWEDRGLVRGGRQKLLVCAPQQLMQIAGDEREPAREGA; from the coding sequence GTGACCACCCATCTCTCCGTCAACCGCGCCTGGCTGGCCAACCTGCCGCCCTTCGCCAACAGCAGCCGCGAAGAACAGGACGACATCCTGCGCGAAGCCAGCGTGCTGCGTCTGCGCAGCGGCGCCACCGTGTTCGAGCAGGGCGCGCCGGCGCAAGCCTTCTACCTGCTGGTCCATGGCCGCCTGAAGGCGACCCAGCTCACCGGCGACGGCCAGCGCGTGCTGGTGCGCATGGTCAATCCGGGCGATCTGTTCGGTTTCGCCCGCGCCCTCGGCCGGCCGGACTACCCCGCCACCGCCTGCGCAACCCTGGACAGCCTGGCGCTGGCCTGGCCGACCAGCCAATGGGAACCCCTGCTGGCGCGCCACCCCGGCTTCGCCCTGAACACCGTGCAGGCCATCGGTGAGCGCCTGCAGGAGGCCCACGTGCGCTTCTGCGAACTGGCCACCGAGGAAGTCGAACGGCGCGTCGCCCACGCCGTGCTGCGGCTGATCCAGCACTCCGGTTTTCCGGAGGCGGACGGCATCCGCATCGATTTCCCGGTCACCCGCCAGGATATTGCCGAGATGACCGGCACCACCCTGCACACCGTCTCGCGCATCCTCAGCGCCTGGGAGGACCGCGGCCTGGTTCGCGGCGGACGGCAGAAACTGCTGGTATGCGCCCCGCAGCAGCTGATGCAGATCGCCGGCGACGAGCGGGAACCCGCGCGCGAAGGCGCTTGA
- a CDS encoding Crp/Fnr family transcriptional regulator — translation MLAHRVHHQILCGHHLFNVLNEEQMEQLLATSTLLNLEKGDKLFLQGEPAHAFYFVISGAVKIFRLTPEGQEKVLEVVGSRQTFAEAMMLMDTSNYVASAQALEPTQVYRFANRTYMELLHSNPQLPFSLLATLCVRLHRRINEIETLSLKNSTHRVVRYLLTQLNRQGSEDHRFELPMAKQLVAGHLSIQPETFSRVLRRLIDENIIDLNGRTVQVLDVARLEQFE, via the coding sequence ATGCTCGCGCATCGCGTCCACCACCAGATTCTGTGCGGCCACCATCTGTTCAACGTGCTCAACGAAGAACAGATGGAGCAGCTGCTCGCCACCAGCACGCTGCTCAACCTGGAGAAAGGCGACAAGCTGTTCCTCCAGGGCGAACCGGCCCACGCCTTCTATTTCGTGATTTCCGGCGCGGTGAAGATCTTCCGCCTGACCCCGGAGGGCCAGGAGAAGGTGCTGGAAGTCGTCGGCAGCCGGCAGACCTTCGCCGAGGCCATGATGCTGATGGACACGTCCAACTATGTGGCCTCGGCCCAGGCGCTGGAGCCCACCCAGGTCTACCGCTTCGCCAACCGCACCTACATGGAGCTGCTGCACAGCAACCCGCAGCTGCCCTTCTCCCTGCTCGCCACCCTCTGCGTGCGCCTGCACCGGCGGATCAACGAGATCGAGACGCTGTCGCTGAAGAACTCCACCCACCGCGTGGTGCGCTACCTGCTGACCCAGCTGAACCGCCAGGGCAGCGAGGACCACCGCTTCGAACTGCCGATGGCCAAGCAACTGGTGGCCGGGCACCTGTCGATCCAGCCGGAAACCTTCTCCCGCGTGCTGCGGCGGCTGATCGACGAGAACATCATCGACCTCAACGGCCGCACCGTGCAGGTGCTCGATGTCGCGCGCCTGGAACAGTTCGAGTAA